In Scyliorhinus torazame isolate Kashiwa2021f chromosome 9, sScyTor2.1, whole genome shotgun sequence, a single window of DNA contains:
- the LOC140429841 gene encoding dnaJ homolog subfamily C member 25-like isoform X2: MQYNDDEARKDYDYMLDHPDEFYRHYYHYYKRRLAPKVDVRIVIIVTVCAISLFQYYSWWSSYSEALHYLTTVPKYRIQATEIAKQQGLLNKAKEKGKNRRSKEEIKEEEEEIIKGIIKNNIDIKGGYQKPRLYDILLFQIVLAPYYICSYVIWYCRWIYHFHIKREEYGEEEKLYIIRKNMHMSQGQFDSLEDHQKETFLERKLWLWENFEVYKVEQEEELKKKVASDPRWKRYRRWMKNEGPGRLTFVDD; the protein is encoded by the exons GATGATGAAGCCCGAAAGGATTATGATTACATGCTTGACCACCCTGATGAATTCTACAGACACTACTACCATTACTACAAGAGAAGGCTGGCACCCAAAGTGGACGTCCGAATAGTTATAATTGTGACAGTTTGTGCTATATCACTCTTTCAG TACTACAGCTGGTGGAGCAGTTACAGCGAGGCCCTTCATTATCTCACCACTGTTCCAAAGTATAGAATCCAGGCTACAGAAATTGCTAAGCAGCAAGGTCTGCTTAATAAAGCGAAAGAAAAAGGGAAAAACAGACGCTCGAAAGAAGAAatcaaagaggaggaggaggaaatcatTAAAGGCATTATCAAAAATAACATTGACATTAAAGGGGGCTATCAGAAACCACGGCTATATGACATACTCCTCTTCCAAATCGTTTTGGCTCCTTATTACATCTGTAGCTATGTCATCTGGTACTGCAGGTGGATTTACCACTTTCACATAAAACGGGAAGAGTATGGAGAAGAAGAGAAATTGTACATTATCAGAAAAAACATGCATATGTCACAAGGCCAGTTTGACAGTCTTGAAGATCATCAGAAAGAGACGTTTCTTGAGAGAAAGCTGTGGTTATGGGAAAACTTTGAG gttTATAAGGTGGAACAAGAGGAAGAGCTCAAAAAGAAAGTAGCTTCAGATCCTCGATGGAAACGGTATCGACGTTGGATGAAAAATGAGGGGCCAGGGAGGCTGACCTTCGTAGATGACTAA